From Natrinema amylolyticum, the proteins below share one genomic window:
- a CDS encoding DUF5791 family protein, with protein sequence MFYEQRMTVPDSPADLRAEYEDDLATIVERRGTETVAAETDLERETLEALTAGESPALTLEQAAQIQSLGDGEPDPETIVTMALEHLLLGMSTAVLDVDAVESDLEIDLDAKEVHQKIEGRAPMSFEEFVHVQYVIADGAP encoded by the coding sequence ATGTTCTACGAACAGCGGATGACCGTCCCCGACTCGCCCGCCGACCTCCGGGCCGAGTACGAGGACGACCTCGCAACGATCGTCGAGCGACGCGGGACCGAGACCGTCGCGGCCGAGACCGACCTCGAGCGGGAGACGCTCGAGGCGCTGACCGCGGGCGAGTCGCCGGCGCTGACGCTCGAGCAAGCGGCCCAGATCCAGTCGCTCGGAGACGGGGAGCCGGACCCGGAGACGATAGTGACGATGGCGCTCGAACACCTGCTACTGGGGATGTCGACGGCGGTGCTCGACGTCGACGCGGTCGAGAGCGACCTCGAGATCGATCTGGATGCGAAGGAGGTCCACCAGAAGATCGAAGGGCGAGCGCCGATGTCGTTCGAGGAGTTCGTCCACGTCCAGTACGTGATCGCGGACGGCGCGCCGTAG
- a CDS encoding tubulin/FtsZ family protein, giving the protein MKVALIGVGQAGGNVTERLARFDADMGFGAVQGALAVNSAEADLQSLQFVETQLIGADRVNGHGVGADNELGTEVMQSDIQQVLDGLDGRITSKSEAIVVVAGLGGGTGSGGAPVLVHHLQQIYDIPVYALGVLPGRNEGALYQANAGRSLKTLLREADSTLLIDNDAWHEQGESIESAFETINERIAKRVGLLFASGEAVEGVGESVVDSSEVINTLRSGGVATLGYATEVASEDSSENITTAMTVSRQALLTGTSLPDATTADSALLVIAGRPDAIPRKGVERARRWLEDETGSMQVRGGDFPLDSDRLGALVLLGGAERSDRIEAFMERAREAKDAQEAGATDHAEEFADDRLENLF; this is encoded by the coding sequence ATGAAGGTAGCCCTGATCGGAGTCGGTCAGGCCGGCGGAAACGTCACCGAACGGCTCGCCCGGTTCGACGCGGACATGGGTTTCGGAGCCGTACAGGGCGCGCTGGCCGTCAACTCCGCGGAAGCCGACCTCCAGTCCCTCCAGTTCGTCGAGACGCAGTTGATCGGTGCCGACCGCGTGAACGGACACGGCGTCGGTGCCGACAACGAACTCGGTACGGAAGTGATGCAGTCGGACATCCAGCAAGTGCTGGACGGTCTCGACGGTCGAATCACCTCGAAATCGGAAGCCATCGTCGTGGTCGCCGGCCTCGGCGGCGGCACCGGCAGCGGCGGCGCGCCGGTCCTCGTCCACCACCTCCAACAGATCTACGATATCCCGGTCTACGCGCTCGGCGTCCTGCCGGGACGGAACGAAGGGGCGCTCTATCAGGCCAACGCCGGTCGCTCCCTGAAGACGCTCCTCCGGGAGGCCGATTCGACGCTGCTGATCGATAACGATGCCTGGCACGAACAGGGCGAGAGCATCGAGAGCGCATTCGAAACGATCAACGAACGGATCGCCAAGCGGGTCGGCCTGCTCTTCGCCTCCGGTGAGGCCGTCGAAGGGGTCGGGGAAAGCGTGGTGGACTCGAGCGAGGTCATCAACACCCTTCGCTCGGGCGGCGTCGCGACGTTGGGCTACGCCACCGAAGTCGCCAGCGAGGACAGCAGCGAGAACATCACCACCGCGATGACGGTCTCGAGACAGGCGCTGCTGACGGGAACGAGCCTGCCGGACGCGACGACGGCCGACTCGGCGCTGCTCGTCATCGCGGGCCGACCCGATGCGATCCCACGCAAGGGCGTCGAGCGGGCCCGCCGCTGGCTCGAGGACGAGACCGGGAGCATGCAGGTCCGCGGCGGTGACTTCCCGCTGGACAGCGACCGACTCGGCGCGCTCGTCCTGCTCGGCGGCGCGGAACGGTCCGACCGGATCGAGGCGTTCATGGAACGCGCTCGCGAGGCGAAAGATGCCCAGGAGGCGGGCGCAACGGACCACGCCGAGGAGTTCGCCGACGATCGGCTCGAGAACCTGTTCTAG
- a CDS encoding coiled-coil protein: protein MVDESKNIELTEDDLENKSKGQLIKMAGQLRDRRNELNQMASDRASKRDDLNAKTREKVDEAQEHREKRDELNEQVQEHKESRNELNAEANELFDKVEQLKSDMELDEGKDLEELEEEIEDLEFKQQTEVLSSEEEKELIEKIESKREEYEERKQKLDQNEDLEELVEEAEEVRSEASQHHQKVTELADKAQEHHNQMIEAYREADDIRDEADEMHEKFVEAQEAADRHHEDFVRVQKRLRELDKQEEEERKSERDKKKEEAKEEAEEIYQKFKEGETLDTEDLMKLQKTGLL from the coding sequence ATGGTAGACGAATCGAAGAACATCGAACTGACAGAGGACGACTTAGAAAACAAATCGAAAGGACAGCTCATCAAGATGGCCGGTCAACTGCGGGACCGGCGAAACGAGCTGAACCAGATGGCCTCCGATCGGGCCTCCAAGCGCGACGATCTCAACGCGAAGACCCGCGAGAAAGTCGACGAAGCCCAAGAGCACCGCGAGAAACGCGACGAGCTCAACGAGCAGGTCCAAGAACACAAGGAGAGCCGTAACGAGCTCAACGCCGAAGCGAACGAGCTGTTCGACAAGGTCGAGCAGCTCAAGTCGGACATGGAGCTCGACGAGGGCAAGGACCTCGAGGAGCTCGAAGAAGAGATCGAGGACCTCGAGTTCAAACAGCAGACCGAGGTCCTCTCGAGCGAGGAAGAGAAGGAACTCATCGAAAAGATCGAGAGCAAGCGCGAGGAGTACGAGGAGCGCAAGCAGAAACTCGATCAGAACGAGGATCTCGAGGAGCTCGTCGAGGAAGCCGAGGAAGTGCGATCGGAAGCCTCCCAGCACCACCAGAAGGTGACGGAGCTCGCGGACAAGGCCCAGGAACATCACAATCAGATGATCGAGGCCTATCGCGAGGCCGACGACATCCGTGACGAGGCCGACGAGATGCACGAGAAGTTCGTCGAGGCCCAGGAGGCGGCCGACCGCCACCACGAGGACTTCGTCCGCGTCCAGAAGCGCCTGCGCGAACTGGACAAGCAGGAAGAAGAGGAGCGCAAGTCCGAACGCGACAAGAAGAAAGAAGAGGCCAAAGAGGAGGCCGAGGAAATCTATCAGAAGTTCAAGGAAGGCGAAACCCTCGACACCGAGGACCTGATGAAGCTCCAGAAGACGGGGCTGCTCTAA
- a CDS encoding nuclear transport factor 2 family protein has product MTTNGQRSVEQTTVRERLTEFYAAFNRAVTDRGGTDELAAILEGDVTWTDATTGDRAARTETGIDAVLESAVTAPGRHADHLQALPERFVDAGETMIVTGAYVGTIDGRDFDIGFVHVFEARDGRIQRCTAYRDTAFEQRVFDA; this is encoded by the coding sequence ATGACAACGAACGGACAACGGTCGGTCGAACAAACGACGGTGCGGGAGCGCCTCACCGAGTTCTACGCCGCGTTCAATCGCGCCGTCACGGATCGGGGCGGAACGGACGAACTGGCAGCGATACTGGAAGGCGACGTCACCTGGACCGATGCTACGACCGGCGATCGCGCCGCGCGAACGGAAACGGGAATCGACGCGGTCCTCGAGAGCGCGGTGACGGCCCCCGGTCGGCACGCTGATCATCTCCAAGCGCTTCCCGAGCGGTTCGTCGACGCGGGTGAAACGATGATCGTAACGGGTGCCTACGTCGGAACGATCGACGGACGGGACTTCGACATCGGGTTCGTTCACGTGTTCGAGGCTCGAGACGGACGGATACAGAGGTGTACGGCCTACAGGGATACCGCCTTCGAGCAGCGGGTATTCGATGCCTAA
- a CDS encoding carboxylate--amine ligase: MQRHRDDASVLVPGIDAPSTVACLRSLHPRGVRTIVGSESRSTPAASSAYRDEFVTLPDPETDLAAYGDALLSLAERPAVRTIIPVREEDIYVLSKRKAAFADEIATPWPDFETLRRVQDRVELFAAAETAGVGAPETELLDQWDDWNRETIVKPRYTVASPTYLGARFDDAEIGSTEYQRPGTRPDPQTVVEKRGHTPLVQERIPDSREFGFFALYDHGEPVATFQHCQRRGWEYCGGPSAYRESVHIPELETAGRALLSELEWHGLAMVEFLRDPADGEFKLMEINPRFWSSLPFSVRAGADFPYYYWQLAMDEPIRSEPTYEVGMGGHLLRGELSYLHSVATQEYPLVERPSFGAAAREVATSLVRHPRFDYAVADDPVPFFQDGVNLVRAWLDSRSDEDEEEAAATDANLETEIEPEIADDATESTETEPVADGDPTRSAQTDGGSTSDSRRP; the protein is encoded by the coding sequence ATGCAACGTCACAGGGACGACGCGAGCGTGCTCGTGCCCGGGATCGACGCACCGAGCACCGTTGCCTGTCTCCGCTCACTGCACCCGCGAGGCGTCCGGACCATCGTGGGCTCCGAGTCACGGTCGACGCCGGCGGCCAGCTCGGCCTACCGCGACGAGTTCGTTACGTTACCGGATCCGGAAACGGATCTCGCTGCATACGGGGATGCGCTGCTCTCGCTCGCCGAACGCCCAGCCGTTCGGACGATCATTCCGGTCCGTGAGGAAGACATCTACGTTCTCTCGAAGCGAAAGGCGGCGTTCGCCGACGAGATCGCGACGCCGTGGCCCGACTTCGAGACCCTTCGACGCGTCCAGGATCGCGTCGAACTCTTCGCGGCCGCCGAGACGGCCGGCGTCGGCGCTCCGGAGACCGAACTCCTCGATCAGTGGGACGACTGGAACCGCGAGACGATCGTGAAGCCGCGCTACACCGTGGCGTCGCCCACCTATCTCGGAGCGCGGTTCGACGACGCGGAGATCGGGTCGACCGAGTACCAGCGGCCGGGGACGCGGCCGGACCCGCAGACGGTCGTCGAGAAACGCGGCCACACCCCGCTCGTCCAGGAGCGGATCCCCGACTCGAGGGAGTTCGGCTTCTTCGCGCTCTACGACCACGGCGAGCCGGTCGCGACGTTCCAGCACTGTCAGCGTCGGGGCTGGGAGTACTGCGGCGGCCCCAGCGCCTACCGAGAATCGGTCCACATTCCGGAGCTCGAGACCGCCGGTCGCGCGCTCCTGAGCGAACTCGAGTGGCACGGGCTCGCGATGGTGGAGTTCCTGCGCGATCCCGCGGACGGGGAGTTCAAGCTGATGGAGATCAATCCGCGGTTCTGGTCGTCCCTGCCGTTCTCGGTCCGGGCAGGTGCCGACTTCCCCTACTACTACTGGCAGCTGGCGATGGACGAGCCGATCAGGTCTGAACCGACCTACGAGGTCGGGATGGGCGGCCATCTGCTGCGGGGCGAACTCAGCTACCTGCACAGCGTGGCGACCCAGGAGTACCCGCTCGTCGAGCGGCCGTCGTTCGGCGCGGCCGCCCGCGAGGTCGCCACGTCGCTCGTTCGCCATCCCCGATTCGACTACGCGGTCGCCGACGATCCGGTGCCGTTCTTCCAGGACGGCGTGAACCTCGTGCGTGCGTGGCTCGACAGTCGGTCCGACGAAGACGAGGAGGAGGCCGCTGCGACCGACGCGAATCTCGAGACCGAGATCGAGCCCGAAATCGCGGACGACGCGACGGAATCGACCGAGACGGAGCCGGTCGCGGACGGGGACCCGACGCGGTCGGCCCAGACCGACGGCGGGTCGACGTCCGACTCGCGGCGACCCTAG
- the sppA gene encoding signal peptide peptidase SppA, with the protein MVSSGGMDRLLTVVLGGLASAAVAIALFIVYPETLADLLGVLVALAVVLVGLRFASNAADSLFPTYDVAEVAVEGPISRDGGGGPLPTSPGATPADDVVDQIDRANDDENVRALLLKLNTPGGEVVPSDDIRLAAERFDGPTVAYATDVCASGGYWIASGCDELWAREGSIVGSIGVIGSRVNASDLAEKVGLSYERFAAGEFKDAGTPLKELEDEEREYLQGLIDDYYETFVERVSDGRDLEPEFVRDTEARIYLGEEAYDMDLVDHLGTRREIEDELADRLDTDEVAVEEFEPERPLMARVGAGAQQVAYAFGAGIAGLGDGRGFRLRS; encoded by the coding sequence GTGGTCAGTAGCGGCGGGATGGATCGACTCCTGACGGTCGTGCTCGGTGGACTCGCGTCCGCGGCGGTCGCCATCGCCCTCTTCATCGTCTACCCGGAGACGCTGGCGGATCTGTTGGGCGTGCTGGTCGCGCTCGCGGTCGTCCTCGTCGGTCTGCGGTTCGCGAGCAACGCAGCCGACTCGCTGTTTCCGACCTACGACGTCGCCGAGGTCGCCGTCGAGGGGCCGATCAGTCGAGACGGCGGTGGCGGCCCGCTCCCGACGAGTCCGGGCGCGACGCCGGCCGACGACGTCGTCGACCAGATCGATCGCGCGAACGACGACGAGAACGTGCGAGCACTCCTCCTGAAGCTGAACACGCCCGGCGGCGAGGTCGTCCCCAGCGACGACATCCGTCTCGCGGCCGAGCGCTTCGACGGCCCGACCGTCGCCTACGCGACCGACGTCTGTGCCAGCGGCGGCTACTGGATCGCCAGCGGCTGTGACGAACTCTGGGCTCGCGAGGGATCGATCGTCGGCTCGATCGGCGTCATCGGTTCGCGGGTCAACGCCAGCGACCTCGCCGAGAAGGTCGGCCTCTCCTACGAACGGTTCGCCGCCGGGGAGTTCAAGGACGCCGGCACCCCGCTGAAAGAACTCGAGGACGAGGAACGCGAGTACCTGCAAGGACTGATCGACGACTACTACGAGACGTTCGTCGAGCGGGTCAGCGACGGCCGCGATCTCGAGCCGGAGTTCGTTCGCGACACCGAGGCGCGGATCTATCTCGGCGAGGAGGCCTACGACATGGATCTGGTCGACCACCTCGGGACGCGACGGGAGATCGAGGACGAACTCGCCGACCGTCTCGACACCGACGAGGTGGCCGTCGAGGAGTTCGAACCCGAGCGACCGCTGATGGCTCGCGTCGGCGCGGGTGCCCAGCAGGTCGCGTACGCCTTCGGTGCCGGGATCGCCGGCCTCGGCGACGGACGCGGGTTTCGACTGCGGAGCTGA
- a CDS encoding DUF373 family protein → MTTLVVCLDRTDDVGRKTGLRSPVVGWEAVRALVTDVGLADPEDSGVNTLLESLRVAQNLRDENEEVVVAVVSGDHESMVSADRAVAEQLDDLIAEYDPDSAVVVTDSAEDERLIPIVESRVQVDSVDRVVVRQARDIESTYYLLKQFLADEELRQTVLVPIGLALLVFPLLATTVGPAQGAAAITAVIGLFLLYKGFNVDERLARLARQTQESLYSGQVSVVTYVVAAGLTFVGLFVGALGVSNLGETPGVVIPATRFAFDSIPWLAMAALTASAGRLLDEAIGDDPVRTSFLNLPFIVVAVSLVVRGFSAYFLEQQGVIEPFVVPANEFLIFSNERFVMVAGERLALFVVTAIVISLVGARIASSLSGSAEAAQRSDGGSEPELTNGGTAAEAGVDPDPEAPSDAVENPESEPGPDRRDPELTDGGADANRGANANPSSDPNPGSDAGDRDP, encoded by the coding sequence GTGACAACGCTGGTCGTCTGCCTCGATCGGACCGACGACGTGGGCCGCAAGACCGGTCTCCGGTCGCCCGTCGTCGGCTGGGAGGCAGTCCGCGCGCTCGTGACCGACGTCGGCCTCGCGGATCCGGAGGACTCGGGAGTGAACACGCTGCTCGAGTCGCTGCGGGTCGCCCAGAACTTACGCGACGAGAACGAGGAGGTCGTCGTCGCGGTCGTCTCGGGGGACCACGAGTCGATGGTGTCGGCCGATCGGGCGGTCGCCGAGCAACTGGACGATCTCATCGCCGAGTACGACCCGGATTCGGCGGTCGTGGTGACCGACAGTGCGGAGGACGAACGCCTGATTCCGATCGTCGAGAGCCGCGTTCAGGTCGACTCCGTCGATCGGGTCGTCGTTCGCCAGGCCCGCGACATCGAGTCGACCTACTACCTGCTCAAGCAGTTCCTCGCCGACGAGGAGTTGCGCCAGACCGTCCTCGTCCCGATCGGGTTGGCCCTGCTCGTCTTCCCGCTGCTCGCGACCACGGTCGGCCCCGCACAGGGTGCGGCCGCGATCACCGCCGTCATCGGCCTCTTCTTGCTCTACAAAGGGTTCAACGTCGACGAGCGCCTGGCTCGGTTGGCCCGCCAGACGCAGGAATCGCTGTACTCCGGGCAGGTGTCGGTCGTCACCTACGTGGTCGCCGCGGGACTGACGTTCGTCGGCCTGTTCGTCGGCGCGCTCGGCGTCTCGAACCTCGGGGAGACGCCGGGCGTGGTGATCCCGGCGACGCGGTTCGCCTTCGACAGCATCCCCTGGCTGGCGATGGCCGCGCTGACCGCCAGTGCCGGCCGACTGCTCGACGAGGCGATCGGTGACGATCCGGTCCGGACCTCCTTTCTCAACCTCCCGTTTATTGTCGTCGCGGTGAGTCTGGTCGTTCGCGGGTTCTCCGCGTACTTCCTCGAGCAACAGGGCGTGATCGAGCCGTTTGTCGTCCCGGCAAACGAGTTCCTCATCTTCTCGAACGAGCGGTTCGTGATGGTCGCCGGCGAACGCCTCGCCCTGTTCGTCGTCACCGCGATCGTCATCAGCCTCGTCGGAGCGCGGATCGCGTCCTCGCTCAGCGGTTCGGCCGAGGCCGCCCAACGGAGCGACGGCGGTTCGGAGCCGGAGCTCACTAACGGCGGAACGGCGGCCGAAGCGGGCGTCGACCCCGACCCCGAAGCCCCGTCCGACGCGGTCGAGAATCCCGAGTCGGAGCCCGGGCCGGACCGGCGCGACCCCGAACTCACCGACGGCGGTGCCGATGCAAACCGGGGCGCTAACGCGAACCCGAGTTCCGACCCGAACCCGGGTTCTGACGCCGGCGATCGGGACCCCTGA
- a CDS encoding diphthine--ammonia ligase, with amino-acid sequence MSDADGTWVSLFSGGKDSSWALYRALEQGLPVERLVTVHPAGDSYMYHVPATELAALAAESIGIELLDVEPEDFEADAATDSGAQGDDELEPLEAALEDLDRELPGGIAGVTAGAVESEYQTSRIQGMCDRLDCDLFAPLWQEEPRELADAMLDAGFEIAIIQVAAHGLDESWLGRTLDRAAIEDLEALHEEYGVHILGEGGEFETFVVDGPHMDRRIDLEYETEWEGTRGRLRITDAKLV; translated from the coding sequence ATGAGCGACGCAGACGGCACGTGGGTCAGCCTCTTTTCGGGCGGCAAGGACTCCTCGTGGGCGCTGTATCGGGCCCTCGAGCAGGGCCTTCCCGTCGAGCGACTGGTCACCGTCCACCCCGCGGGCGACTCGTACATGTATCACGTCCCCGCGACGGAGTTGGCCGCGCTGGCGGCCGAGAGCATCGGGATCGAACTGCTCGACGTCGAACCCGAGGACTTCGAGGCCGACGCGGCCACCGATTCGGGCGCGCAGGGCGACGACGAACTCGAGCCCCTCGAGGCCGCGCTCGAGGACCTCGATCGCGAACTCCCCGGCGGCATCGCGGGCGTCACTGCAGGCGCCGTCGAGAGCGAGTACCAGACGAGCCGCATTCAGGGGATGTGTGACCGCCTCGACTGCGACCTCTTCGCCCCGCTCTGGCAGGAAGAGCCCCGCGAACTGGCCGACGCGATGCTCGATGCCGGGTTCGAAATCGCGATCATTCAGGTCGCGGCCCACGGGCTGGACGAGTCGTGGCTCGGACGAACGCTCGACCGGGCGGCGATCGAAGACCTCGAGGCCCTCCACGAGGAGTACGGCGTCCACATTCTGGGCGAGGGCGGCGAGTTCGAGACGTTCGTGGTGGACGGGCCGCACATGGATCGGCGGATCGACCTCGAGTACGAGACTGAATGGGAGGGAACGCGGGGGCGACTGCGGATTACGGACGCGAAATTAGTGTAG
- a CDS encoding ferritin-like domain-containing protein, giving the protein MIETDRDLFVRELRELYHIERELEELQSGLAEAATDEELEEFFMAHSEATTEQIGRLEPIFEGIEAEPAPVENPALEGLRTDREEIVNDLNDPVLGDLVETELGRGIERLEITKLETLLTLADRMNLPAAIVDPLETTKAEAENGLAEVRELTA; this is encoded by the coding sequence ATGATCGAAACCGATCGAGACCTGTTCGTCCGGGAGCTGCGGGAGCTCTACCACATCGAGCGCGAACTCGAGGAGCTCCAGTCGGGGCTGGCCGAGGCCGCGACCGACGAGGAGCTCGAGGAGTTCTTCATGGCGCACAGCGAGGCTACGACGGAGCAGATCGGTCGTCTCGAGCCCATCTTCGAGGGGATCGAAGCCGAACCCGCCCCGGTCGAGAACCCGGCGCTCGAGGGGTTGCGAACGGACCGCGAGGAGATAGTCAACGATCTGAACGATCCGGTGCTGGGAGATCTCGTCGAGACCGAACTGGGGCGGGGGATCGAACGCCTCGAGATCACGAAGCTCGAGACGCTGCTGACGCTCGCCGATCGGATGAACCTGCCCGCCGCGATCGTCGACCCGCTCGAGACGACGAAGGCGGAGGCAGAGAACGGGCTCGCGGAAGTCAGGGAGCTAACGGCCTGA
- a CDS encoding sugar phosphate nucleotidyltransferase produces the protein MKAVVLAGGYATRMWPITKHRPKMFLPIGESTVIDRIFAELEADERIEEVYVSTNERFAPDFEAHLADSEFDKPTLSIEDTTEEDDKFGVVGALAQLIDRENVDDDLLIIAGDNLISFDIAEFLDDFQERDAPTLAAYDVGSREKATSYGLVELEGDRVVDFQEKPDDPKSTLVSIACYAFPQDSLSLLPTYLEDGNNPDEPGWFVQWLQNREATYAYTFEGAWFDIGTPESYLDAVAWHLDGDSLVADSATLEDATIGENVHVMDGATLEGTDLEHTVIFPDATVRNGDIRRSIIDQGTHIEDLDLAGALIGAHTTITNGSE, from the coding sequence ATGAAGGCCGTCGTCCTTGCAGGCGGGTACGCGACGCGAATGTGGCCGATTACCAAACACCGGCCCAAGATGTTCCTCCCGATCGGTGAGTCGACCGTCATCGATCGCATCTTCGCGGAGCTCGAGGCTGACGAACGGATCGAGGAGGTCTACGTCAGCACTAACGAGCGGTTCGCACCCGACTTCGAGGCCCACCTCGCCGACAGCGAGTTCGACAAGCCAACGCTCTCGATCGAGGACACGACCGAGGAAGACGACAAGTTCGGCGTCGTCGGTGCGCTCGCCCAGCTGATCGACCGCGAGAACGTCGACGACGACCTGCTGATCATCGCCGGCGACAACCTGATCAGCTTCGACATCGCCGAGTTCCTCGACGACTTCCAGGAACGAGACGCGCCCACGCTCGCCGCCTACGACGTCGGCTCCCGCGAGAAAGCCACGTCCTACGGGTTGGTCGAACTCGAGGGGGACCGCGTCGTCGACTTTCAGGAGAAACCCGACGATCCGAAGAGCACGCTCGTCTCGATCGCCTGCTACGCGTTCCCACAGGACTCGCTCTCCCTCCTCCCGACCTACCTCGAAGACGGCAACAACCCCGACGAGCCGGGCTGGTTCGTCCAGTGGCTCCAGAACCGCGAAGCCACCTACGCCTACACCTTCGAGGGTGCGTGGTTCGATATCGGCACTCCCGAGAGCTACCTCGACGCCGTCGCCTGGCACCTGGACGGCGACTCGCTGGTCGCCGACTCGGCGACGCTGGAAGACGCTACGATCGGCGAGAATGTCCACGTCATGGACGGCGCAACCCTCGAGGGAACCGACCTCGAACACACGGTCATTTTCCCGGACGCGACGGTTCGAAACGGCGACATCCGCCGCTCGATCATCGATCAGGGGACCCACATCGAGGACCTGGACCTCGCGGGAGCGCTCATCGGTGCGCACACGACGATTACCAACGGCTCGGAGTAA
- a CDS encoding transcriptional regulator: MREADETTRQKLADALRAEPATPSELATRFDLTPHAVVRHVEHVSQSVDGTDERLLVAPPTCRDCGFDDYDDLLNLPSRCPDCKSESIDEPTFTIE, from the coding sequence ATGCGCGAGGCCGACGAAACGACGCGACAGAAGCTCGCCGACGCGCTCCGCGCCGAGCCGGCGACGCCGAGCGAGCTCGCGACCCGGTTCGATCTCACGCCGCACGCGGTGGTCCGCCACGTCGAACACGTCTCGCAGTCGGTCGACGGAACGGACGAACGGCTGCTCGTCGCGCCGCCGACCTGTCGGGACTGCGGATTCGACGACTACGACGACCTGCTGAACCTCCCCTCGCGGTGTCCCGACTGTAAGAGCGAGTCGATCGACGAGCCGACGTTCACCATCGAGTGA
- a CDS encoding DUF7344 domain-containing protein — translation MTSRPHSERDCVESVQTVLDWLDEQDGADASAESLDDAFALLADQRRRLLLAVMRTYGEELTLPDAAEEVAVRETGHNVTNISAERVREVYLSLYHDHLPRLVDAGLLEYDQERDLVAPTAV, via the coding sequence ATGACTTCCAGACCCCACTCGGAGCGCGACTGCGTCGAGTCCGTACAGACAGTCCTCGACTGGCTCGACGAACAGGACGGAGCCGACGCGTCGGCGGAGTCGCTCGACGACGCCTTCGCCCTCCTCGCCGACCAGCGTCGTCGACTGCTGCTTGCAGTCATGCGGACCTACGGCGAAGAACTGACGCTGCCGGACGCGGCCGAGGAAGTCGCCGTTCGCGAAACGGGACACAACGTGACGAACATCTCGGCCGAACGGGTCAGGGAGGTGTATCTCTCACTCTATCACGATCACCTGCCGCGGCTCGTCGACGCCGGCCTGCTCGAGTACGATCAGGAGCGGGATCTGGTCGCTCCGACTGCAGTCTAA
- a CDS encoding Rieske (2Fe-2S) protein: MDAGRITALADVPDDSTFLFRVADESGEEREAILVVDGVAATDGGNPTDPAPDGGDQTDPAADADDRIACWLNYCQHLTHIKLDKGSGAPMRDGELICANHGAYFEADSGRCTFGPCEGAYLTDLEITVSDGDVYLTDEEYEFVGTGPLESDDLDRASTSNVEF, encoded by the coding sequence ATGGACGCAGGACGGATCACGGCGCTCGCGGACGTTCCCGACGACTCGACGTTCCTCTTTCGCGTCGCCGACGAATCGGGCGAGGAACGGGAAGCGATTCTCGTCGTCGACGGGGTGGCAGCGACGGACGGCGGTAACCCGACGGATCCAGCACCGGACGGCGGCGACCAGACGGATCCGGCGGCGGACGCTGACGACAGGATCGCCTGTTGGCTGAACTACTGCCAGCATCTCACGCACATCAAACTGGACAAGGGCTCGGGTGCGCCGATGCGAGACGGCGAACTCATCTGTGCGAACCACGGCGCGTACTTCGAGGCCGACTCCGGACGCTGTACCTTCGGCCCCTGTGAGGGGGCGTACCTCACCGATCTCGAGATCACCGTCTCGGACGGCGACGTCTACCTGACCGACGAGGAGTACGAGTTCGTCGGTACCGGCCCCCTCGAGAGCGACGACCTCGATCGGGCCTCGACCTCGAACGTGGAGTTTTAG